A genomic region of Prionailurus viverrinus isolate Anna chromosome D4, UM_Priviv_1.0, whole genome shotgun sequence contains the following coding sequences:
- the RANBP6 gene encoding ran-binding protein 6 isoform X3 has protein sequence MAAAGSAGVPATVSGKQEFYQLLKNLINPSCMVRRQAEEIYENIPGSSPKSEGCSLYYTWADGYRFFS, from the exons ATGGCGGCGGCCGGGTCTGCAGGGGTACCGGCCACCGTGTCGGGAAAGCAAGAGTTTTACCAGCTTCTGAAGAACCTGATCAATCCAAGCTGTATGGTCCGGAGGCAGGCAGAAGAAATCTATGAAAATATTCCAG gATCCTCACCCAAGAGTGAGGGCTGCAGCCTGTACTACACTTGGGCAGATGGCTACAGATTTTTCTCCTAA
- the RANBP6 gene encoding ran-binding protein 6 isoform X1 has product MAAAGSAGVPATVSGKQEFYQLLKNLINPSCMVRRQAEEIYENIPGLCKTTFLLDAVRNRRAGYEVRQMAAALLRRLLSSGFEEVYPNLPSDVQRDVKIELILAVKLETHASMRKKLCDIFAVLARNLIDEDGTNHWPEGLKFLIDSIYSKNVVLWEVALHVFWHFPGIFGNQERHDLDIIKRLLDQCIQDQEHPAIRTLSARAAAAFVLANENNIALFKDFADLLPGILQAVNDSCYQDDDSVLESLVEIADTVPKYLGPYLEDTLQLSLKLCGDSRLSNLQRQLALEIIVTLSETATPMLKKHTNIIAQAVPHILAMMVDLQDDEDWVNADEMEEDDFDSNAVAAESALDRLACGLGGKLVLPMTKEHIMQMLQSPDWKYRHAGLMALSAIGEGCHQQMESILDETVNSVLLFLQDPHPRVRAAACTTLGQMATDFSPNFQKKFHETVIAALLRTMENQGNQRVQSHAASALIIFIEDCPKTLLVLYLDSMVRNLHSILVIKLQELIRNGTKLALEQLVTTIASVADTIEEKFVPYYDIFMPSLKHIVELAVQKELKLLKGKTIECISHVGLAVGKEKFMQDASNVMQLLLKTQSDLNNMEDDDPQTSYMVSAWARMCKILGSDFQQYLPLVIEPLIKTASAKPDVALLDTQDVENMSDDDGWQFVNLGDQQSFGIKTSGLEAKATACQMLVYYAKELREGFVEYTEQVVKLMVPLLKFYFHDNVRVAAAESMPFLLECARTRGPEYLAQMWQFVCDPLIKAIGTEPDTDVLSEIMNSFAKSIEVMGDGCLLDEHLEELGEILKAKLEGHFKNQELRQVKRREENYDQQVEMSLQDEDECDVYILTKVSDILHSLFSTYKEKILPWFEQLLPLIVNLICSSRPWPDRQWGLCIFDDIIEHCSPTSYKYVEYFRWPMLLNMRDNNPEVRQAAAYGLGVMAQFGGDDYRSLCSEAVPLLVKVIKCANSKTKKNVIATENCISAVGKILRFKPNCVNVDEVLPHWLSWLPLHEDKEEAIQTLSFLCDLIESNHPVVLGPNNSNLPKIISIIAEGKINETINYEDPCAKRLANVVRQVQTSEELWLECISQLDEEQQEALQELLNFA; this is encoded by the coding sequence ATGGCGGCGGCCGGGTCTGCAGGGGTACCGGCCACCGTGTCGGGAAAGCAAGAGTTTTACCAGCTTCTGAAGAACCTGATCAATCCAAGCTGTATGGTCCGGAGGCAGGCAGAAGAAATCTATGAAAATATTCCAGGTCTGTGTAAGACTACATTCCTCTTAGATGCTGTCAGAAATAGAAGAGCAGGTTATGAGGTGAGACAAATGGCTGCCGCGCTGCTACGACGGCTTTTGTCCTCTGGGTTTGAGGAAGTCTATCCAAATCTGCCTTCTGATGTTCAGAGGGACGTCAAGATTGAACTGATACTGGCCGTTAAGTTAGAAACACATGCTAGCATGAGGAAAAAACTTTGTGATATTTTTGCAGTGCTGGCCAGGAATTTGATAGATGAGGATGGCACTAACCACTGGCCTGAAGGTTTGAAGTTCCTTATTGATTCAATCTACTCTAAAAATGTAGTTCTTTGGGAAGTTGCACTTCACGTTTTCTGGCACTTTCCTGGGATTTTTGGGAACCAAGAGCGGCATGATTTGGATATCATCAAACGTTTGTTGGACCAGTGCATTCAGGATCAAGAACATCCAGCAATCAGGACATTATCTGCTAGAGCTGCAGCTGCATTTGTACTTGCTAATGAGAATAATATTGCTCTTTTCAAGGACTTTGCAGACTTGCTTCCTGGAATCTTACAGGCTGTGAATGACTCATGCTACCAAGATGATGATTCAGTGCTAGAATCCCTTGTTGAGATTGCAGATACCGTACCTAAATACCTGGGTCCTTATTTAGAAGATACTCTGCAGTTGAGTCTGAAGTTATGTGGAGACTCTAGACTTAGTAATCTGCAACGCCAGTTGGCCCTTGAAATAATAGTGACCTTGTCTGAAACTGCAACCCCAATGttgaaaaaacatacaaatataattGCACAGGCAGTTCCTCATATATTAGCAATGATGGTTGATCTACAAGATGATGAGGACTGGGTAAATGCcgatgaaatggaagaagatgATTTTGACAGCAATGCCGTTGCTGCTGAGAGTGCACTAGACAGACTGGCTTGTGGGCTTGGTGGGAAACTTGTTTTACCAATGACTAAGGAGCACATCATGCAGATGCTTCAGAGCCCTGACTGGAAATATCGACATGCTGGATTAATGGCCTTATCTGCCATTGGAGAAGGATGCCATCAGCAAATGGAATCAATTCTAGATGAAACAGTTAactctgttttgctttttcttcaggATCCTCACCCAAGAGTGAGGGCTGCAGCCTGTACTACACTTGGGCAGATGGCTACAGATTTTTCTCCTAACTTCCAAAAGAAATTCCATGAAACAGTGATTGCAGCTCTGTTGCGTACCATGGAAAATCAAGGTAATCAGCGTGTACAATCACATGCGGCTTCtgcacttattatttttattgaagactGTCCGAAAACATTGCTAGTTCTATATTTGGATAGTATGGTGAGAAATCTACATTCCATCTTGGTGATTAAACTTCAAGAATTGATTCGGAATGGAACTAAATTGGCCTTGGAACAGCTTGTGACAACCATTGCCTCAGTTGCAGAtacaatagaagaaaaatttgTTCCATATTATGATATATTTATGCCATCACTAAAGCACATTGTTGAGCTTGCTGTTCAGAAGGAACTCAAGCTTCTGAAAGGAAAAACTATTGAATGCATTAGCCATGTTGGTCTTGCTGTTGGGAAGGAAAAATTTATGCAAGATGCATCAAATGTGATGCAGCTATTGTTGAAGACACAATCAGACTTAAATAATATGGAAGATGATGACCCTCAGACATCTTACATGGTTTCAGCATGGGCTAGAATGTGTAAAATTCTTGGAAGTGATTTTCAACAGTACCTTCCACTAGTTATTGAGCCTCTTATTAAGACTGCTTCAGCTAAACCTGATGTTGCTCTCTTAGACACACAAGATGTGGAAAATATGAGTGATGATGATGGATGGCAATTTGTGAATCTTGGAGACCAACAAAGTTTTGGAATTAAGACTTCAGGACTTGAAGCAAAAGCAACTGCTTGCCAGATGTTGGTTTACTATGCTAAGGAGTTAAGGGAAGGATTTGTGGAATATACAGAACAGGTTGTAAAGCTGATGGTTCctttattgaaattttatttccatgacAATGTTCGAGTGGCAGCAGCAGAGTCTATGCCTTTTCTCCTGGAATGTGCAAGAACTCGTGGCCCAGAATATCTTGCACAGATGTGGCAATTCGTATGTGATCCCTTAATCAAGGCTATTGGGACTGAACCTGATACAGATGTACTCTCAGAAATAATGAATTCTTTTGCAAAGTCCATTGAAGTAATGGGAGATGGGTGCCTTCTTGATGAACACTTAGAAGAACTAGGAGAAATATTGAAAGCAAAACTTGAAGGACACTTTAAAAACCAAGAACTGAGACAGGTTAAAAGACGGGAAGAAAACTACGACCAGCAGGTTGAAATGTCTCTGCAAGATGAGGATGAATGTGATGTTTATATTCTGACCAAAGTATCAGATATTTTGCACTCATTATTTAGTACTTACAAGGAAAAGATTTTACCATGGTTTGAACAGCTTCTTCCATTAATTGTAAATCTAATTTGTTCGAGTAGGCCATGGCCAGATAGACAGTGGGGATTGTGCATATTTGATGATATTATAGAGCACTGCAGTCCAACCTCATATAAGTATGTAGAATATTTTCGGTGGCCAATGCTACTAAATATGCGAGATAACAACCCTGAAGTCAGGCAAGCAGCTGCTTATGGCCTGGGTGTTATGGCACAGTTTGGTGGAGATGATTATCGTTCTTTATGTTCAGAAGCTGTCCCATTGCTGGTAAAAGTTATTAAGTGTGCAaattccaaaaccaaaaaaaatgtcattgctACAGAGAACTGTATCTCAGCAGTAGGGAAGATTTTGAGGTTTAAGCCTAACTGTGTAAATGTAGATGAAGTTCTTCCACATTGGTTATCATGGCTTCCACTGCATGAGGATAAAGAGGAAGCTATTCAGACTTTGAGTTTTCTCTGTGATTTAATTGAAAGTAACCACCCAGTTGTACTTGGTCCAAATAATTCCAATCTTCCCAAAATAATCAGTATAAttgcagaaggaaaaattaatgaGACTATTAATTATGAAGATCCTTGTGCTAAACGCCTAGCTAATGTTGTGCGTCAGGTACAGACTTCTGAAGAATTATGGTTGGAATGCATATCGCAACTTGATGAGGAGCAGCAGGAAGCTCTACAAGAGTTGCTAAATTTTGCTTGA
- the RANBP6 gene encoding ran-binding protein 6 isoform X2 yields the protein MKIFQDFADLLPGILQAVNDSCYQDDDSVLESLVEIADTVPKYLGPYLEDTLQLSLKLCGDSRLSNLQRQLALEIIVTLSETATPMLKKHTNIIAQAVPHILAMMVDLQDDEDWVNADEMEEDDFDSNAVAAESALDRLACGLGGKLVLPMTKEHIMQMLQSPDWKYRHAGLMALSAIGEGCHQQMESILDETVNSVLLFLQDPHPRVRAAACTTLGQMATDFSPNFQKKFHETVIAALLRTMENQGNQRVQSHAASALIIFIEDCPKTLLVLYLDSMVRNLHSILVIKLQELIRNGTKLALEQLVTTIASVADTIEEKFVPYYDIFMPSLKHIVELAVQKELKLLKGKTIECISHVGLAVGKEKFMQDASNVMQLLLKTQSDLNNMEDDDPQTSYMVSAWARMCKILGSDFQQYLPLVIEPLIKTASAKPDVALLDTQDVENMSDDDGWQFVNLGDQQSFGIKTSGLEAKATACQMLVYYAKELREGFVEYTEQVVKLMVPLLKFYFHDNVRVAAAESMPFLLECARTRGPEYLAQMWQFVCDPLIKAIGTEPDTDVLSEIMNSFAKSIEVMGDGCLLDEHLEELGEILKAKLEGHFKNQELRQVKRREENYDQQVEMSLQDEDECDVYILTKVSDILHSLFSTYKEKILPWFEQLLPLIVNLICSSRPWPDRQWGLCIFDDIIEHCSPTSYKYVEYFRWPMLLNMRDNNPEVRQAAAYGLGVMAQFGGDDYRSLCSEAVPLLVKVIKCANSKTKKNVIATENCISAVGKILRFKPNCVNVDEVLPHWLSWLPLHEDKEEAIQTLSFLCDLIESNHPVVLGPNNSNLPKIISIIAEGKINETINYEDPCAKRLANVVRQVQTSEELWLECISQLDEEQQEALQELLNFA from the exons ATGAAAATATTCCAG GACTTTGCAGACTTGCTTCCTGGAATCTTACAGGCTGTGAATGACTCATGCTACCAAGATGATGATTCAGTGCTAGAATCCCTTGTTGAGATTGCAGATACCGTACCTAAATACCTGGGTCCTTATTTAGAAGATACTCTGCAGTTGAGTCTGAAGTTATGTGGAGACTCTAGACTTAGTAATCTGCAACGCCAGTTGGCCCTTGAAATAATAGTGACCTTGTCTGAAACTGCAACCCCAATGttgaaaaaacatacaaatataattGCACAGGCAGTTCCTCATATATTAGCAATGATGGTTGATCTACAAGATGATGAGGACTGGGTAAATGCcgatgaaatggaagaagatgATTTTGACAGCAATGCCGTTGCTGCTGAGAGTGCACTAGACAGACTGGCTTGTGGGCTTGGTGGGAAACTTGTTTTACCAATGACTAAGGAGCACATCATGCAGATGCTTCAGAGCCCTGACTGGAAATATCGACATGCTGGATTAATGGCCTTATCTGCCATTGGAGAAGGATGCCATCAGCAAATGGAATCAATTCTAGATGAAACAGTTAactctgttttgctttttcttcaggATCCTCACCCAAGAGTGAGGGCTGCAGCCTGTACTACACTTGGGCAGATGGCTACAGATTTTTCTCCTAACTTCCAAAAGAAATTCCATGAAACAGTGATTGCAGCTCTGTTGCGTACCATGGAAAATCAAGGTAATCAGCGTGTACAATCACATGCGGCTTCtgcacttattatttttattgaagactGTCCGAAAACATTGCTAGTTCTATATTTGGATAGTATGGTGAGAAATCTACATTCCATCTTGGTGATTAAACTTCAAGAATTGATTCGGAATGGAACTAAATTGGCCTTGGAACAGCTTGTGACAACCATTGCCTCAGTTGCAGAtacaatagaagaaaaatttgTTCCATATTATGATATATTTATGCCATCACTAAAGCACATTGTTGAGCTTGCTGTTCAGAAGGAACTCAAGCTTCTGAAAGGAAAAACTATTGAATGCATTAGCCATGTTGGTCTTGCTGTTGGGAAGGAAAAATTTATGCAAGATGCATCAAATGTGATGCAGCTATTGTTGAAGACACAATCAGACTTAAATAATATGGAAGATGATGACCCTCAGACATCTTACATGGTTTCAGCATGGGCTAGAATGTGTAAAATTCTTGGAAGTGATTTTCAACAGTACCTTCCACTAGTTATTGAGCCTCTTATTAAGACTGCTTCAGCTAAACCTGATGTTGCTCTCTTAGACACACAAGATGTGGAAAATATGAGTGATGATGATGGATGGCAATTTGTGAATCTTGGAGACCAACAAAGTTTTGGAATTAAGACTTCAGGACTTGAAGCAAAAGCAACTGCTTGCCAGATGTTGGTTTACTATGCTAAGGAGTTAAGGGAAGGATTTGTGGAATATACAGAACAGGTTGTAAAGCTGATGGTTCctttattgaaattttatttccatgacAATGTTCGAGTGGCAGCAGCAGAGTCTATGCCTTTTCTCCTGGAATGTGCAAGAACTCGTGGCCCAGAATATCTTGCACAGATGTGGCAATTCGTATGTGATCCCTTAATCAAGGCTATTGGGACTGAACCTGATACAGATGTACTCTCAGAAATAATGAATTCTTTTGCAAAGTCCATTGAAGTAATGGGAGATGGGTGCCTTCTTGATGAACACTTAGAAGAACTAGGAGAAATATTGAAAGCAAAACTTGAAGGACACTTTAAAAACCAAGAACTGAGACAGGTTAAAAGACGGGAAGAAAACTACGACCAGCAGGTTGAAATGTCTCTGCAAGATGAGGATGAATGTGATGTTTATATTCTGACCAAAGTATCAGATATTTTGCACTCATTATTTAGTACTTACAAGGAAAAGATTTTACCATGGTTTGAACAGCTTCTTCCATTAATTGTAAATCTAATTTGTTCGAGTAGGCCATGGCCAGATAGACAGTGGGGATTGTGCATATTTGATGATATTATAGAGCACTGCAGTCCAACCTCATATAAGTATGTAGAATATTTTCGGTGGCCAATGCTACTAAATATGCGAGATAACAACCCTGAAGTCAGGCAAGCAGCTGCTTATGGCCTGGGTGTTATGGCACAGTTTGGTGGAGATGATTATCGTTCTTTATGTTCAGAAGCTGTCCCATTGCTGGTAAAAGTTATTAAGTGTGCAaattccaaaaccaaaaaaaatgtcattgctACAGAGAACTGTATCTCAGCAGTAGGGAAGATTTTGAGGTTTAAGCCTAACTGTGTAAATGTAGATGAAGTTCTTCCACATTGGTTATCATGGCTTCCACTGCATGAGGATAAAGAGGAAGCTATTCAGACTTTGAGTTTTCTCTGTGATTTAATTGAAAGTAACCACCCAGTTGTACTTGGTCCAAATAATTCCAATCTTCCCAAAATAATCAGTATAAttgcagaaggaaaaattaatgaGACTATTAATTATGAAGATCCTTGTGCTAAACGCCTAGCTAATGTTGTGCGTCAGGTACAGACTTCTGAAGAATTATGGTTGGAATGCATATCGCAACTTGATGAGGAGCAGCAGGAAGCTCTACAAGAGTTGCTAAATTTTGCTTGA